Genomic segment of Arachis hypogaea cultivar Tifrunner chromosome 11, arahy.Tifrunner.gnm2.J5K5, whole genome shotgun sequence:
ATTGGTTGGTAGAAATGGAAACAAACCCTAATCACATGGTTCCACCCACACCGGCGGTTGATCCTCCGCCGCAGTCACTGCCGTCAAGCCAAAGCCATCCGCAGCCAATCTTCTCATTTCCAAGGAGGCCGACCCTAAGAGTGACTACTGAGTTCGACAGTGACAGTGCAATCTTCTTCCATAAaatttcttgcaagttgttgGACACACTTGCCAAGTTCAAGTTCCAATTCCACAATAACAGCAAAGGTGAAATCTCCGAGCCTCAACTCAGCTTCGTGTCCAAGCACCTTAGTCTCCACTATGACCTCGAAGACCAGAATGCTCTTGTTAAGAGTTCCTTCGATGTTGGTCCCAGATTGCATGTCAAAGCTGCTCACGATGTCAAGGTCATATCTCTCTAtcaatctcaatctcaatctGATTTCTCCATATTCCTCTTTGTTCTCACTTTTGTGCCCTAATTAAGGCTCAACAAGGAGAGGTTACAATGCTTGCAAACCTCGCTGATCCTGGCTATGCGCTTGAATTGTCCACTCCCGTTCCATCTGTTGGATTGgtatgatttatttatttgcatatttttatttatttatttttgtatcaaGGTGAGTAATAAATAGCAGCTTTGACTTTTGCAGCCAAAAGCAACCCTTAGATTTCCTGTAGGTGAAGTTTCGCTACAGGAGAAGGAGACAGAGGAAGAGGAAGCCAAGAATTTGTTGTCAGTGAGTGGGATTCTCAAGGGTCAGTTTTTTGATGGTGTTGGCACTGCTCAGTATAAGGATGAAGAATTGAAATTGAGATATTGCTATAAGGTGATTTATTTGGTAGCAGCAGtgatgcttttcttttatttattttttttggtatgaTCCTTCTGTTGCTATTTCATCACTTTCCTAAACATTCTCTTGGGATATTTACTGTAAACTTCTTCTTGTGTTTTCTGTATACATTATTTGCCATTTTATTTTTCCCCTCCTTGTTATTTGATGATTTGATCGTTTGATGCTTTGTCTAACTTAGTGTTGAATGTTACAAATAAATGCAGGATGATGAAATGTCTTTTATTCCCACATTATCTGTCCCTTCAAATGCTCTGTCTTTTGCCTTTAAGCGTAGGCTTACTCCTTCCGACAAGTTAAGGTTAGAACAGCCTCTTAAGACTCCACCATATATATGTCCACTGTTCTCTCCCTCACTCATTGATGTCAAAGTGTTTTTAAACAATAATAATGCTAATGGTGGTATTACTAGTTTACAGTCATTGCCATACGACCTGTTCTTGACTAGCatgcttattttctttattttctttgatcTATACCATACCAAGGGATACAATTTTGGCAACATCGGGAGGTAAACGATGTTATTTGTTTAGGGTTTTGAATATTGATTGTG
This window contains:
- the LOC112722732 gene encoding outer envelope pore protein 37, chloroplastic, translated to METNPNHMVPPTPAVDPPPQSLPSSQSHPQPIFSFPRRPTLRVTTEFDSDSAIFFHKISCKLLDTLAKFKFQFHNNSKGEISEPQLSFVSKHLSLHYDLEDQNALVKSSFDVGPRLHVKAAHDVKAQQGEVTMLANLADPGYALELSTPVPSVGLPKATLRFPVGEVSLQEKETEEEEAKNLLSVSGILKGQFFDGVGTAQYKDEELKLRYCYKDDEMSFIPTLSVPSNALSFAFKRRLTPSDKLSYWYNCDSNYWSAVYKRTYGKDFKFKTGYDSEVRLGWASLWVGDEGGKAKAAPMKMKVQFMLQVPQDDIKSSVLMFRVKKRWDI